The Micromonospora sp. Llam0 genome contains a region encoding:
- a CDS encoding serine/threonine-protein kinase — MLSSGVLLGGRYRLDERIASGGMGDVWRGTDEVLGRTVAVKSLLPALLEEPGFAERFRGEARTMATINHPGVVDVYDYGSDKHIAFLVMEYVEGDALSRTLSRVGRLTPARTMALIAQAADALHAAHEKGIVHRDVKPGNLLVRPNGTLVLTDFGIARSEIVGQLTAAGSVLGTASYISPEQASGSVATPASDVYALGVVAYQCLSGRRPFEGDNPLEIAMKHVREVPRALPSDIPPVVRSFVERALAKDPSARWQTAATMAAVSRQAATTLAGQARPPAGPPRPPHAQQHPGQQHPGQHPAAPRPTSAAPVSPMASGPAPMSPGPMSPGPMSPGPMHPGSVPPNSVPPGQRPPPGQPMPGPPGYRPATAPMMPGGYPAGYHHPATPARQPLPASGRPPNPYGYNRPPAPPQRSGGLHRQVFTVLAIILGVLIVLLCTGLVAYQIIQNASNSAALGQPVVRLVTAENQMAAGHVETSVVPVPSMEAPDLVRSDDDQTSEGRQGR; from the coding sequence ATGCTGAGCTCCGGAGTCCTGCTCGGTGGCCGCTACCGGCTCGACGAGCGCATCGCCAGCGGCGGGATGGGCGACGTGTGGCGCGGCACCGACGAGGTGCTCGGCCGTACCGTCGCGGTCAAGAGCCTGCTTCCCGCGCTGCTGGAGGAGCCCGGCTTCGCCGAACGGTTCCGCGGCGAGGCCCGCACCATGGCCACCATCAACCATCCCGGCGTGGTCGACGTCTACGACTACGGCAGCGACAAGCACATCGCCTTCCTGGTGATGGAGTACGTCGAGGGCGACGCGTTGTCGCGGACCCTGTCCCGGGTCGGGCGGCTCACCCCGGCCCGCACCATGGCGCTGATCGCCCAGGCCGCCGACGCGCTGCACGCGGCCCACGAGAAGGGCATCGTGCACCGCGACGTCAAGCCGGGCAACCTGCTGGTACGACCCAACGGCACGCTGGTGCTGACCGACTTCGGCATCGCCCGCTCGGAGATCGTCGGCCAGTTGACCGCCGCCGGCTCGGTGCTCGGCACCGCCTCCTACATCTCCCCGGAGCAGGCGTCCGGTTCGGTCGCGACGCCGGCTTCCGACGTGTACGCGCTCGGCGTGGTCGCCTACCAGTGTCTGTCCGGTCGGCGGCCGTTCGAGGGCGACAATCCGCTGGAAATCGCCATGAAGCACGTGCGTGAGGTGCCGCGCGCGCTGCCGTCGGACATCCCACCTGTGGTCCGCAGCTTCGTCGAGCGCGCGCTCGCCAAGGATCCTTCGGCACGCTGGCAGACCGCCGCCACGATGGCCGCCGTCTCCCGGCAGGCCGCCACCACACTCGCCGGCCAGGCCCGGCCACCGGCCGGGCCGCCCCGACCACCACACGCCCAGCAGCATCCGGGCCAGCAGCATCCGGGCCAGCACCCGGCCGCGCCCCGGCCCACCTCGGCGGCGCCGGTCTCGCCGATGGCGTCCGGCCCCGCACCCATGTCTCCCGGGCCGATGTCTCCCGGGCCGATGTCGCCGGGGCCGATGCACCCCGGCTCGGTGCCGCCCAATTCGGTGCCGCCCGGTCAGCGGCCGCCGCCGGGGCAGCCGATGCCCGGACCACCCGGCTACCGGCCCGCCACCGCGCCGATGATGCCGGGCGGGTATCCGGCCGGATACCATCACCCTGCCACCCCGGCGCGGCAGCCCCTTCCCGCGTCGGGTCGTCCACCCAACCCGTACGGCTACAACCGGCCACCAGCCCCGCCCCAGCGGTCCGGTGGCCTGCACCGGCAAGTGTTCACCGTCCTGGCGATCATCCTCGGAGTGTTGATCGTGTTGCTCTGCACCGGGCTGGTCGCTTACCAGATCATCCAGAACGCCAGCAACTCGGCCGCCCTGGGGCAACCCGTGGTGCGATTGGTTACGGCTGAGAACCAGATGGCAGCCGGACACGTCGAAACCAGCGTGGTACCCGTACCGTCGATGGAAGCACCCGACTTGGTCCGATCCGATGACGACCAGACGAGCGAAGGACGACAAGGACGATGA
- a CDS encoding penicillin-binding transpeptidase domain-containing protein translates to MNAPLRRVGMVIMVLFGLLFVNLNWVQGYKAEEYRTSDYNGRVQVAEYDRQRGNIEAGARALATSTPTDGELQYLRTYPDNELYAHVIGYKPVNLAATGVEKAENEFLAGTSDQLFADRVRDLFTGEETGGGNVLLTINRRAQETAYRQLLENRVGVDVGAAVAVDPRTGALQALVSLPSFDPNPLASHDTGAAQEAFNELDSDPNRPLNNRALGEVLPPGSTFKVVVAAAALENGTTVETPISAGPVYRHPDSGTDIRNAVDSICPQDEVTLITALTDSCNTGFAKLGVELGAEVVKAKARDFGFEDEELVVGRTSGDDGLPVAASRTGDITNPDGSEDGAALAQSSIGQNNVRMTPLEGAMIAAAVANGGSQMRPYVIQQLLHADRTSSYYTADPRELRQSVSGSVAADLQEMMVSVVRNGTGRNARIDGYTVGGKTGTAQAGEGDEDHGWFIGYVTSEDGEPISAVCVLLEGAGSGGSGEAARIAGQIMRALVAEREGR, encoded by the coding sequence ATGAACGCCCCACTGCGCCGGGTCGGCATGGTCATCATGGTTCTGTTCGGCCTGCTCTTCGTGAACCTCAACTGGGTCCAGGGCTACAAGGCCGAGGAGTACCGCACCAGCGACTACAACGGCCGGGTGCAGGTAGCCGAGTACGACCGGCAACGCGGCAACATCGAAGCCGGCGCCCGGGCCCTGGCCACCAGCACCCCGACCGACGGCGAGCTGCAGTACCTGCGGACCTACCCGGACAACGAGCTCTACGCGCACGTGATCGGCTACAAGCCGGTCAACCTGGCCGCCACCGGCGTGGAGAAGGCCGAGAACGAGTTCCTCGCCGGCACCAGCGACCAACTCTTCGCCGACCGGGTCCGGGACCTGTTCACCGGCGAGGAGACCGGCGGCGGGAACGTGCTGCTCACCATCAACCGGCGGGCGCAGGAGACCGCGTACCGGCAGTTGCTGGAGAACCGGGTCGGCGTCGACGTGGGCGCGGCGGTCGCGGTCGATCCGCGTACCGGCGCGCTGCAGGCCCTGGTGTCGCTGCCTAGCTTCGATCCGAACCCGCTGGCCAGCCACGACACCGGGGCGGCCCAGGAGGCCTTCAACGAGCTGGACAGCGACCCGAACCGCCCGCTGAACAACCGGGCCCTCGGCGAGGTGCTGCCGCCTGGCTCCACCTTCAAGGTCGTCGTCGCGGCGGCGGCCCTGGAGAACGGCACCACCGTCGAGACGCCGATCTCCGCCGGCCCGGTCTACCGGCATCCCGACTCCGGCACCGACATCCGCAACGCCGTCGACTCCATCTGCCCCCAGGACGAGGTCACCCTGATCACCGCCCTGACCGACTCGTGCAACACCGGCTTCGCCAAGCTGGGCGTGGAGCTCGGCGCCGAGGTGGTCAAGGCCAAGGCCCGCGACTTCGGCTTCGAGGACGAGGAGCTGGTCGTCGGCCGGACCAGCGGCGACGACGGCCTGCCGGTCGCGGCCAGCCGGACCGGCGACATCACGAACCCGGACGGCAGCGAGGACGGCGCGGCGCTGGCCCAGTCGTCGATCGGCCAGAACAACGTCCGGATGACCCCGCTGGAAGGCGCGATGATCGCGGCGGCGGTGGCCAACGGCGGCAGTCAGATGCGTCCGTACGTGATCCAGCAGCTGCTGCACGCCGACCGGACCAGCAGCTACTACACCGCGGACCCGCGGGAGCTGCGCCAGTCGGTGAGCGGGTCGGTCGCCGCCGACCTGCAGGAGATGATGGTCAGCGTGGTGCGCAACGGCACCGGCCGCAACGCCCGGATCGACGGGTACACCGTCGGCGGCAAGACCGGCACCGCGCAGGCCGGCGAGGGCGACGAGGACCACGGGTGGTTCATCGGCTACGTGACGTCCGAGGACGGTGAGCCGATCTCGGCGGTCTGCGTACTGCTGGAAGGTGCCGGCAGCGGCGGCAGCGGGGAAGCGGCCCGGATCGCCGGGCAGATCATGCGGGCACTCGTCGCCGAGCGTGAGGGGCGATGA
- a CDS encoding IS3 family transposase (programmed frameshift): MARISSYTPEFREEAVQLVLQSNKPVSQVAREIDVHPETLRSWVRQYRRENSGAQNSPQIGVDERARLKELERRNRELEMENSFLKKAAGVLREGPSVTSLYEFIETMRLDTAKYAYPVDFMCEQLGVSRSGYYEWRTRPDSATATRRAHLRSAIEEVFAASDGTYGHRRVHAQLRRQGVSAGPELVRQLMRELGLVPCQPRPRRWGLTQSSSGTVPDLVGREFTADAPGEKLVGDITYIPTGEGWLYLATVIDCCTKEVIGYAMDDHYQTPLISRAIRNAARNRELRKNAIFHSDRGSNYMSDDYGRTLRDLRLRRSAGRTGICFDNAMAESFFGALKNERVSRVKYPTREAARRDVTAYIEFWYNRQRLHSAVGYRPPREVHAEFENLQIAA; this comes from the exons ATGGCACGCATAAGCTCATACACCCCAGAGTTCCGTGAAGAAGCAGTGCAACTCGTTCTACAGTCGAACAAGCCAGTGTCGCAGGTTGCCCGGGAGATCGACGTTCATCCGGAGACGCTGCGTTCCTGGGTCCGCCAGTACCGGCGGGAAAACAGCGGCGCCCAGAACAGCCCACAGATCGGCGTCGACGAGCGCGCTCGACTGAAGGAACTCGAACGCCGCAACCGGGAACTCGAAATGGAGAACAGCTTCCTGAAAAAAGCCGCGG GCGTACTTCGCGAAGGACCCTCGGTAACGAGCTTGTACGAGTTCATCGAGACGATGCGACTCGACACCGCGAAGTACGCCTACCCCGTCGACTTCATGTGCGAACAACTCGGCGTGTCCAGGTCCGGGTACTACGAATGGCGAACCCGGCCCGACTCCGCGACCGCCACCCGCCGCGCCCACCTTCGATCGGCCATCGAGGAGGTGTTCGCCGCGTCTGACGGCACCTACGGGCATCGACGTGTCCACGCGCAACTGCGGCGCCAGGGCGTGTCCGCCGGGCCGGAACTCGTCCGCCAGCTGATGCGCGAGCTCGGGCTCGTGCCGTGCCAGCCCCGCCCGAGGCGGTGGGGACTCACCCAGTCGTCGTCCGGCACGGTGCCTGACCTCGTCGGCCGGGAGTTCACCGCCGACGCGCCTGGGGAGAAGCTCGTCGGCGACATCACGTACATCCCGACCGGCGAGGGGTGGCTGTATCTGGCGACCGTCATCGACTGCTGCACGAAGGAAGTCATCGGGTACGCGATGGACGACCACTACCAGACGCCGTTGATCTCCCGCGCCATCCGTAACGCCGCCCGGAATCGCGAACTCAGGAAGAACGCCATCTTTCATTCGGACCGGGGCAGCAACTACATGTCGGACGACTACGGCAGAACGCTTCGGGATCTGAGGTTGCGGCGATCCGCTGGCCGGACCGGAATTTGTTTCGACAATGCGATGGCGGAATCGTTCTTCGGTGCGCTGAAGAACGAACGCGTGTCGCGTGTGAAGTATCCCACGCGTGAGGCGGCGCGCCGGGACGTTACTGCCTACATCGAATTCTGGTACAATCGTCAGCGTCTGCATTCAGCGGTGGGCTACCGACCTCCCCGGGAAGTCCACGCAGAGTTCGAGAACCTTCAAATCGCGGCGTGA
- a CDS encoding DUF3662 and FHA domain-containing protein, translated as MSSEPEEEPVSVLQRFEKRLEGLVEGAFAKVFKGVVHPVEILNAMQREAEAHKAILAGGRTLVPNRYVIDLSPYDHSRLAPYAAALAQELAQSQAEFIGEQAWTVYGDVIVEIERGDGLDTGMFRVTAEVFTGGDVAPVQQPGYDMPGGGQGGYPPYDQQGGGYGQPPHSPAGARNVRLVSGDGRTYPLQMGSTVIGRGDQANLRLPDVGISRRHARLDFDGAQVVLTDLGSTNGTMVNGQRVSAVALNPGDMIQLGTTTLTFRVDG; from the coding sequence ATGTCCTCGGAACCCGAGGAGGAGCCGGTGAGCGTGCTGCAACGCTTCGAGAAGCGTCTGGAAGGCCTAGTCGAAGGGGCCTTCGCCAAGGTGTTCAAGGGTGTCGTGCACCCGGTGGAGATCCTCAACGCGATGCAGCGGGAGGCTGAGGCCCACAAGGCGATCCTGGCTGGTGGGCGCACGCTGGTGCCCAACCGCTACGTGATCGATCTCTCGCCGTACGACCACAGCCGGCTGGCTCCGTACGCGGCGGCTCTGGCCCAGGAGCTCGCCCAGTCGCAGGCGGAGTTCATCGGTGAGCAGGCCTGGACGGTCTACGGCGACGTGATCGTCGAGATCGAGCGCGGCGACGGGCTGGACACCGGCATGTTCCGGGTGACCGCCGAGGTGTTCACCGGCGGCGACGTCGCGCCGGTGCAGCAGCCCGGGTACGACATGCCCGGCGGTGGTCAGGGCGGCTATCCGCCGTACGACCAGCAGGGCGGTGGGTACGGTCAACCGCCGCACTCGCCGGCCGGTGCCCGCAACGTACGGCTGGTCTCGGGTGACGGGCGGACCTATCCGCTGCAGATGGGTTCGACCGTGATCGGCCGGGGTGACCAGGCCAATCTGCGACTGCCGGACGTGGGGATCTCCCGCCGACACGCCCGGCTCGACTTCGATGGCGCCCAGGTGGTGCTGACCGATCTAGGGTCGACCAACGGGACCATGGTCAACGGGCAGCGGGTCTCCGCGGTGGCCCTGAACCCCGGTGACATGATCCAGCTCGGGACGACCACGCTCACGTTCCGAGTGGATGGCTAA
- a CDS encoding FHA domain-containing protein produces MPEFVVAVARVGFIVLLWIFVFTVVGVIRRDLFAGARSSRLVAAPRGVSSSTAPARPAKVKRGRAAHQLVVTAGQLAGTKITLGESPITIGRAEDSTLVITDDYASARHARLMPRDGQWFIEDMGSTNGTYLDRAKVTGPTPVPLAVPIRIGRTSLELRP; encoded by the coding sequence TTGCCCGAATTCGTCGTTGCCGTCGCCCGGGTCGGCTTCATCGTCCTGCTGTGGATCTTCGTGTTCACGGTGGTGGGGGTGATCCGTCGGGATCTGTTCGCCGGTGCCCGGTCCAGCCGCCTGGTCGCGGCTCCGCGCGGGGTCAGCAGCAGTACGGCACCGGCCCGGCCGGCCAAGGTCAAACGGGGGCGGGCCGCTCATCAGCTCGTAGTGACCGCAGGTCAGCTGGCCGGGACCAAAATTACTTTGGGTGAGTCTCCGATCACGATAGGTCGGGCGGAGGACTCTACCCTGGTCATCACCGATGACTACGCCTCGGCGCGACACGCCCGGCTCATGCCCCGGGACGGCCAATGGTTCATCGAAGACATGGGTTCCACTAACGGGACCTACCTGGACCGCGCTAAGGTCACCGGACCTACCCCCGTACCCCTCGCCGTGCCGATCCGGATCGGCCGCACATCTCTTGAGTTACGGCCATGA
- a CDS encoding winged helix-turn-helix domain-containing protein, which translates to MPSAPANYRRIADELTAKIKSGELPPGAKLPSTAQLADQYDVSPATVYRAVSLLHDRALVVGHSGRGVYVAEK; encoded by the coding sequence ATGCCCTCAGCGCCAGCCAATTACCGACGGATCGCGGACGAACTGACCGCGAAGATCAAAAGTGGCGAGCTACCGCCGGGCGCGAAGCTGCCCAGCACCGCCCAGCTTGCCGACCAGTACGACGTCAGCCCCGCGACCGTGTATCGCGCCGTCTCGCTCTTGCACGACCGAGCTCTCGTCGTCGGACATTCCGGTCGCGGCGTGTACGTAGCGGAGAAGTAG
- a CDS encoding NAD-dependent epimerase/dehydratase family protein yields the protein MSVALVTGSGGLIGSEAARHFAGLGLDVVGIDNDMRREFFGPEASTAWNVETLRRDLGAAYTHEAVDIRDRDALAGLFRRYGRDIAVVIHTAAQPSHDWAVRDPFTDFDVNAGGTLNVLQNVREHCPQAPVIHCSTNKVYGDRPNSLPLIEQETRWEIAPDHPYAGGITEDMSIDACLHSVFGASKVAADIMVQEYGRYFGIRTACFRGGTLTGPAHSATELHGFLGYLMRCNMERRTYKIFGYGGKMVRDAIHSHDVVSAFEAFFRDPRPAAVYNLGGGRHSNCSHLEAFALAEQITGQQMITEYQEANRVGDHQWWIGSNAAFQRDYPGWKQVYDVPMILQEIYQANVDKWVPQK from the coding sequence GTGAGCGTCGCGTTGGTTACCGGTTCCGGCGGTCTGATCGGATCGGAGGCGGCCCGGCACTTCGCCGGACTCGGCCTGGACGTGGTGGGCATCGACAACGACATGCGCCGCGAGTTCTTCGGCCCCGAGGCGTCCACCGCCTGGAACGTCGAGACGCTGCGGCGTGACCTCGGCGCGGCGTACACCCATGAAGCGGTCGACATCCGCGACCGCGACGCACTGGCGGGCCTGTTCCGGCGGTACGGCCGGGACATCGCCGTGGTGATCCACACCGCCGCGCAGCCGTCGCACGACTGGGCGGTCCGCGACCCGTTCACCGACTTCGACGTCAACGCCGGCGGCACCCTCAACGTGCTGCAGAACGTCCGGGAACACTGCCCGCAGGCGCCGGTGATCCACTGCTCCACCAACAAGGTGTACGGCGACCGGCCGAACAGCCTGCCGCTGATCGAGCAGGAGACCCGCTGGGAGATCGCCCCGGACCACCCGTACGCCGGTGGGATCACCGAGGACATGTCGATCGACGCCTGCCTGCACTCGGTCTTCGGCGCGTCGAAGGTCGCCGCCGACATCATGGTGCAGGAGTACGGCCGCTACTTCGGTATCCGTACCGCCTGCTTCCGGGGCGGCACGCTGACCGGCCCGGCGCACTCGGCGACCGAGCTGCACGGCTTCCTCGGCTACCTGATGCGCTGCAACATGGAGCGGCGGACCTACAAGATCTTCGGGTACGGCGGCAAAATGGTCCGCGACGCGATCCACAGCCACGACGTGGTCTCCGCGTTCGAGGCGTTCTTCCGCGACCCACGCCCGGCGGCGGTCTACAACCTCGGCGGCGGCCGGCACTCCAACTGTTCGCACCTGGAGGCGTTCGCCCTGGCCGAGCAGATCACCGGCCAGCAGATGATCACCGAATATCAGGAGGCGAACCGGGTCGGCGACCACCAGTGGTGGATCGGCTCGAACGCCGCTTTCCAGCGTGACTACCCTGGCTGGAAGCAGGTCTACGACGTGCCGATGATCCTGCAGGAGATCTACCAGGCCAACGTCGACAAGTGGGTGCCCCAGAAATGA
- a CDS encoding PP2C family serine/threonine-protein phosphatase — protein sequence MTLTLRYAAHSDRGLIRDGNQDSVYAGPRLLAVADGMGGMAAGDVASNLVIGALAPLDEDVPGDAMVDALRGAVGLANQHLRDTVDANPHLEGMGTTLTATLFSGSKIGMVHIGDSRAYLLRNGEFAQITKDDTYVQMLVDEGRISAEEASSHPQRSLLTRALDGRDIDPEYSVRQVVAGDRYLICSDGLSGVVSPDTIAETLREYTDPGKCVERLVQLALRGGGPDNITVVVADATDQSIHEQAPIVGGAAARDRGMATAADDSTPAARASALSAPRAAAPEPVAAAAASDDDPQRPRRRPLRAAIVLVVLVGILGGGVWAGWAYTQRQYYVGATGDGQLAIFQGMPGEVAGVSLSTVHQTSDLALDDLTTVAQDRVKRGIHAGSEAEAQRHLLELTRDDPGNPNLKPICPPTPTPTPTPTPTPTPSSEVDATGSPGAAPDGLVSGSPTGSANSPSPGGTPSPSGAPESSPDAPPVEPVPPVTNPAGCRTVG from the coding sequence ATGACTCTGACCCTGCGCTATGCCGCCCACAGTGACCGCGGACTGATCCGTGACGGAAACCAGGACTCCGTCTACGCCGGGCCGCGGCTGCTCGCCGTGGCCGACGGCATGGGCGGGATGGCCGCCGGTGACGTCGCCAGCAACCTTGTCATCGGGGCACTGGCCCCGCTCGACGAGGACGTCCCCGGCGACGCCATGGTCGACGCCCTACGCGGCGCCGTCGGCCTGGCCAACCAGCACCTGCGGGACACCGTCGACGCCAACCCCCATCTGGAGGGAATGGGCACCACGCTGACCGCGACGCTCTTCTCCGGCAGCAAGATCGGCATGGTGCACATCGGCGACTCCCGGGCGTACCTGCTGCGCAACGGGGAGTTCGCGCAGATCACCAAGGACGACACCTACGTCCAGATGCTGGTCGACGAGGGCCGGATCAGCGCCGAGGAGGCCAGCAGCCACCCCCAGCGGTCGCTGCTGACCCGGGCGCTGGACGGCCGGGACATCGACCCGGAGTACTCGGTACGCCAGGTCGTCGCGGGCGACCGCTACCTGATCTGCAGTGACGGGCTGTCCGGCGTGGTCAGCCCGGACACCATCGCCGAGACGCTGCGCGAGTACACCGATCCGGGCAAGTGCGTCGAACGCCTGGTCCAGTTGGCGCTGCGCGGCGGCGGCCCGGACAACATCACCGTCGTCGTGGCCGACGCCACCGACCAGAGCATCCACGAGCAGGCGCCGATCGTCGGCGGTGCCGCCGCCCGCGACCGGGGCATGGCCACCGCCGCCGACGACTCCACCCCGGCCGCCCGGGCCTCCGCGCTGTCCGCGCCCCGGGCCGCCGCGCCGGAGCCGGTCGCCGCCGCTGCCGCGTCGGACGACGACCCGCAACGCCCCCGCCGCCGGCCGCTGCGCGCGGCGATCGTGCTGGTCGTGCTGGTCGGCATCCTCGGCGGCGGGGTCTGGGCCGGCTGGGCCTACACCCAACGGCAGTACTACGTCGGCGCCACCGGCGACGGTCAACTGGCGATCTTCCAGGGCATGCCGGGCGAGGTGGCCGGCGTCAGCCTCTCCACCGTGCACCAGACCAGCGACCTCGCCCTGGACGACCTGACCACCGTCGCCCAGGACCGGGTCAAGCGCGGCATCCACGCGGGCAGCGAAGCCGAGGCGCAGCGGCACCTGCTGGAACTTACCCGGGACGACCCGGGCAATCCCAACCTGAAGCCGATCTGCCCGCCGACGCCCACCCCGACCCCCACGCCCACCCCGACGCCCACGCCGTCGTCGGAGGTCGACGCGACCGGTTCGCCGGGTGCCGCGCCCGACGGTCTCGTCTCCGGATCACCGACCGGCTCGGCGAACAGCCCGTCACCGGGCGGCACCCCGAGCCCCTCCGGTGCCCCGGAGAGCTCCCCGGACGCCCCACCGGTCGAGCCGGTCCCGCCGGTCACCAACCCGGCCGGTTGCCGGACGGTCGGCTGA
- a CDS encoding FtsW/RodA/SpoVE family cell cycle protein — MPRIRPIRTRRNAELGLLALALAVVALYSAAAEAAVLGTIRPGFWVPTAVVGAVFVGLHLVIRFFAPHADPALLPAVALLNGIGVGFLRRYDLAQVAVAERIDYPIFAGTGGRQLAWTLAAVVLAAGLLILVRDHQVVARYAYTLGLAGIVLVMIPAVLPARYSEVNGAKLWIMIGGFSIQPGEFAKLALLSFFAYYLVRKREVLSLASRRVLGIDFPRGRDLGPVLVVWLLSVLVLVFQKDLGTSLLYFGMFVVTLYVATERVSWLIIGLLLFFGGAFLAYHLGNIVGGPFANFYQRANIWLDPFSDPYNDGYQLVQGLLGLGTGGLFGAGPGGGQPLKVPEVHNDFIFAGLGEEIGLFGLSALLVVYLLVAERGLRAGLAVRDSFGKLLAGGLAFTLSLQVFVIVGGISGLIPLTGQTTPFLSAGGSSLMANWLLVAMLLRISDAGRRPVVGAEPRPPGTPAGPPAQLHGAPTEVIRR; from the coding sequence ATGCCGCGGATCCGCCCCATCAGGACGCGGCGAAACGCCGAACTCGGCCTGTTGGCCCTCGCGCTCGCCGTGGTCGCGCTCTACTCGGCTGCGGCCGAAGCAGCCGTGCTCGGCACCATCCGGCCCGGCTTCTGGGTGCCGACCGCCGTGGTCGGCGCGGTCTTCGTCGGCCTGCACCTGGTCATCCGGTTCTTCGCCCCGCACGCCGACCCGGCCCTGCTGCCGGCGGTGGCCCTGCTCAACGGCATCGGCGTCGGTTTCCTGCGCCGCTACGACCTGGCGCAGGTGGCCGTTGCCGAACGGATCGACTACCCGATCTTCGCCGGCACCGGCGGGCGGCAACTGGCCTGGACCCTGGCCGCCGTGGTGCTCGCCGCCGGGCTGCTCATCCTGGTCCGTGACCACCAGGTCGTCGCCCGGTACGCGTACACCCTCGGGCTGGCCGGAATCGTGCTGGTGATGATCCCGGCGGTGCTGCCGGCGCGGTACTCCGAGGTCAACGGCGCCAAACTGTGGATCATGATCGGCGGCTTCTCCATCCAGCCCGGCGAGTTCGCCAAGCTGGCCCTGCTGTCGTTCTTCGCGTACTACCTGGTCCGCAAGCGGGAAGTGCTGTCGCTGGCCAGCCGGCGGGTGCTCGGGATCGACTTCCCCCGGGGCCGGGACCTCGGCCCGGTGCTGGTGGTCTGGCTGCTCAGCGTCCTGGTCCTGGTCTTCCAGAAGGACCTCGGGACGTCGCTGCTCTACTTCGGCATGTTCGTGGTGACGCTGTACGTCGCCACCGAACGGGTCAGCTGGCTGATCATCGGTCTGCTGCTGTTCTTCGGCGGGGCGTTCCTGGCGTACCACCTGGGCAACATCGTCGGCGGCCCGTTCGCCAACTTCTACCAGCGGGCGAACATCTGGCTCGACCCGTTCTCCGACCCGTACAACGACGGTTATCAACTGGTCCAGGGCCTGCTCGGGCTCGGCACCGGCGGGCTGTTCGGCGCCGGACCCGGCGGCGGCCAGCCGCTGAAGGTGCCGGAGGTGCACAACGACTTCATCTTCGCCGGCCTCGGCGAGGAGATCGGCCTGTTCGGGCTCTCCGCGCTGCTGGTCGTCTACCTGCTGGTCGCCGAGCGCGGGCTGCGGGCCGGCCTGGCGGTACGCGACTCGTTCGGCAAGCTGCTCGCCGGTGGCCTGGCGTTCACCCTCTCCCTGCAGGTCTTCGTGATCGTCGGCGGGATCAGCGGGCTGATCCCGCTGACCGGCCAGACCACCCCGTTCCTGTCCGCCGGCGGCTCGTCGCTGATGGCGAACTGGCTGCTGGTGGCGATGCTGCTGCGGATCTCCGACGCCGGCCGCCGGCCGGTGGTGGGCGCCGAGCCCCGGCCGCCCGGTACGCCGGCCGGACCACCTGCCCAGCTGCACGGCGCGCCGACGGAGGTGATCCGCCGATGA
- a CDS encoding WecB/TagA/CpsF family glycosyltransferase, with the protein MIDQGKRNLLGVLVDAVDYEAATERVVDAARERRPLALTALAVHGVMTGVLDPAHNARLNSFDLVTPDGQPVRWGLNLLHGAGLKDRVYGPTLTLRVLQRCADEGLPVYLYGSTEETLDRLVPKLEQMFPALKLAGVEPSKFRSVQPGEEVEIADRIRDSGARLVLVGLGCPRQEVFAYAMRPLLDMPLMAVGAAFDYHAGLLRKPPSWMQRAGLEWLWRLGLEPKRLWRRYVILNPAYLSRLGAQKLGMWQATPPQPATDRPATFAV; encoded by the coding sequence ATGATCGACCAGGGCAAACGCAACCTGCTCGGGGTGCTGGTCGACGCCGTCGACTACGAGGCCGCCACCGAGCGGGTGGTCGACGCCGCCCGGGAGCGCCGCCCGCTGGCGCTGACCGCGCTCGCCGTACACGGGGTGATGACCGGGGTGCTCGACCCGGCGCACAACGCCCGGCTCAACTCGTTCGACCTGGTCACCCCGGACGGCCAACCGGTGCGCTGGGGCCTCAACCTGCTGCATGGAGCAGGGCTGAAAGACCGTGTCTACGGGCCGACCCTGACGCTGCGGGTGCTGCAGCGCTGCGCCGACGAAGGGCTGCCGGTCTACCTGTACGGCTCCACCGAGGAAACGCTGGACCGGCTGGTGCCGAAGCTGGAGCAGATGTTCCCGGCGTTGAAGCTCGCCGGGGTCGAGCCGTCGAAGTTCCGCTCCGTCCAGCCTGGCGAAGAGGTGGAAATTGCCGACCGGATCCGGGACTCGGGGGCCCGGCTGGTGCTGGTCGGGCTGGGCTGCCCGCGCCAGGAGGTCTTCGCGTACGCGATGCGCCCGCTGCTGGACATGCCGCTGATGGCGGTCGGCGCGGCCTTCGACTACCACGCCGGCCTGCTGCGGAAGCCGCCATCATGGATGCAACGTGCCGGCCTGGAGTGGCTATGGCGGCTCGGGCTGGAGCCGAAGCGGCTGTGGCGCCGGTACGTGATCCTCAACCCGGCGTACCTGAGCCGGCTGGGCGCGCAGAAGCTGGGCATGTGGCAGGCCACCCCGCCGCAGCCCGCCACCGACCGCCCCGCCACCTTCGCCGTCTGA